In Cherax quadricarinatus isolate ZL_2023a unplaced genomic scaffold, ASM3850222v1 Contig5137, whole genome shotgun sequence, a single window of DNA contains:
- the LOC128706311 gene encoding uncharacterized protein, whose protein sequence is MVKEADILDSVFTGPVRICKVLILSAGRLEGKEHAGIKLLNRCHCDDSRKRKHRLPQERPVEDGNSSSDIEEPMKKEPDLDNDETQSLPSCQSDDLVVDLSTLATAQSDDSVEVTATAGAEQTGDLEAHPDNQSEKEGKTPDVRVNAGDGVKPADGVKTADGVKTADGVKTADGVKAGDDVPEKEIIFEREVINLTESEQEERSHSV, encoded by the exons atggtgaaggaagcAGACATTCTCGATTCTG TTTTCACTGGGCCAGTCAGAATTTGTAAAGTTTTGATTTTATCGGCTGGTAGATTGGAAGGGAAGGAACACGCCGGCATCAAACTCCTAAACCGGTGTCATTGTGATGATAGCAGGAAACGCAAACATAGACTTCCTCAGGAAAGG CCTGTGGAAGATGGGAACAGTTCATCTGATATAGAGGAGCCTATGAAGAAAGAACCAGATCTCGACAACGATGAAACGCAGAGCCTTCCCTCATGTCAGTCTGATGACCTCGTTGTGGACCTCTCTACGCTCGCTACTGCTCAATCTGATGACTCTGTTGAGGTCACTGCCACAGCAGGTGCTGAACAAACTGGCGACCTTGAAGCGCACCCTGACAACCAGTCGGAGAAGGAAGGGAAAACCCCCGACGTGAGAGTAAATGCTGGAGATGGAGTAAAGCCAGCAGATGGAGTAAAGACAGCAGATGGAGTAAAGACAGCAGATGGAGTAAAGACAGCAGATGGAGTAAAGGCAGGAGATGATGTACCTGAAAAGGAAATCATTTTCGAGCGGGAGGTTATCAATCTTACAGAAAGTGAACAGGAGGAGCGCAGTCATTCAGTCTAA